The following coding sequences lie in one Sorghum bicolor cultivar BTx623 chromosome 6, Sorghum_bicolor_NCBIv3, whole genome shotgun sequence genomic window:
- the LOC8072958 gene encoding uncharacterized protein LOC8072958, producing MAHCTPPHYKRGHSTHRASHILSVSTFTYHRRLISGFRRRPRQAPKLKMASFRRFAVALLAASFLVAAVGAQPMDPNQPKNPFMSDPNVIPVYPPTYVSCYNDTHGRQGSEPTCNVLALRCPRGCRDTCYVHCPSCKLICLCELTGTECYDPRFVGGDGNKFLFHGRRDADFCLVSDANLHINAHFIGKRNGGDAGVAARDFTWVQALGIRFGGHRLYVGVRRTATWDDAVDRLAITFDGAPVTLDAGVAGASWSSPTSSSSAAAPALSISRTGPANGVVVRLDGVFRIVANAVPVTEEDSRVHGYGVRPEEDGSLAHLNVAFKFYALTADVHGVLGQTYRPDYVSAAGVDAGARVPVMGGAGRYQVFGGIFATDCEVTRFAAGEDDGPAVGGIIEEHTDALCGSGKVTTGLVCKK from the exons ATGGCGCATTGCACCCCCCCTCACTACAAAAGAGGCCACTCTACACACCGTGCCAGTCACATTCTCAGCGTGTCCACCTTCACCTATCATCGTCGTCTCATCTCCGGTTTCCGCCGCCGGCCGCGGCAGGCACCCAAACTGAAGATGGCGTCCTTCCGGCGATTCGCCGTGGCCCTGCTCGCCGCCTCCTTCCTCGTGGCGGCAGTGGGTGCCCAGCCGATGGACCCTAACCAACCGAAAAACCCCTTCATGTCAGACCCCAACGTGATCCCCGTCTACCCCCCGACCTACGTGAGCTGCTACAACGACACCCATGGGCGGCAAGGGTCGGAGCCCACGTGCAACGTCCTCGCGCTCCGGTGCCCTCGCGGCTGCCGGGACACCTGCTACGTCCACTGCCCGTCCTGCAAGCTCATCTGCC TGTGTGAGCTGACCGGCACGGAGTGCTACGACCCGCgcttcgtcggcggcgacggcaaCAAGTTCCTCTTCCACGGCCGCAGGGACGCCGACTTCTGCCTGGTGTCGGACGCCAACCTGCACATCAACGCGCACTTCATCGGCAAgcgcaacggcggcgacgcgggcgTGGCGGCGCGGGACTTCACCTgggtgcaggcgctgggcatCCGCTTCGGCGGCCACCGCCTCTACGTCGGCGTGCGGAGGACGGCCACCTGGGACGACGCCGTGGACCGCCTGGCCATCACCTTCGACGGCGCGCCGGTCACGCTGGACGCCGGCGTGGCCGGCGCCAGCTGGAGCAGCcccacgtcgtcgtcgtcggcggcggcgcccgcGCTGTCCATCTCCCGCACGGGCCCCGCCAACGGCGTGGTGGTGCGGCTGGACGGGGTGTTCCGGATCGTGGCCAACGCCGTGCCGGTGACCGAGGAGGACTCGAGGGTGCACGGGTACGGCGTGCGACCCGAGGAGGACGGCAGCCTCGCGCACCTCAACGTGGCGTTCAAGTTCTACGCGCTCACCGCCGACGTGCACGGCGTGCTGGGCCAGACGTACCGCCCGGACTACGTCAGCGCCGCCGGGGTCGACGCCGGCGCTAGGGTCCCCGTCATGGGCGGCGCCGGTAGGTACCAGGTGTTCGGCGGTATCTTCGCCACGGACTGCGAGGTCACGCGGTTCGCTGCTGGCGAGGACGATGGGCCCGCCGTGGGCGGCATCATCGAGGAGCACACCGACGCGCTCTGCGGCAGCGGCAAGGTCACCACTGGCCTGGTCTGCAAGAAGTGA
- the LOC8072959 gene encoding purple acid phosphatase 22 — MRQHHCLYGHMHGDGPCTCPNDQRLRLPGELRPVIKKMRTTRYILMVAAQALVVVSALLLATAAAATAEYVRPAPGRIILTEHTEPADHPQQVHVSAVGGKHMRVSWVTDDDKHAPSVVEYGKASRNYTMSATGDHTSYRYFLYSSGRIHHVTIGPLEPGTVYYYRCGNAGREFSLRTPPAALPIDLALVGDLGQTEWTASTLAHASKTGYDMLLVPGDLSYADTQQPLWDSFGRFVQRHASQRPWMVTQGNHEVEAAPALPLVPGSPPPFAAYGARWRMPHQESGSPSNLYYSFDAAGRAVHVVMLGSYAPFDAGSDQYRWLAADLAAVDRRATPWLVVLLHAPWYNTNAAHQGEGEAMRNAMERLLFEARVDVVFAGHVHAYERFTRVYDNEANSCGPVYITIGDGGNREGLALNFEKNHKLAPLSMMREASFGHGRLRVVNATSAHWSWHRNDDANSVVRDELWLENLAADASCRQHADPAAANSWDDEL; from the exons ATGCGGCAACACCATTGCCTatatggacacatgcatggtgaTGGTCCATGCACATGCCCAAACGATCAACGTCTCAGGTTGCCCGGCGAACTTCGTCCGGTGATAAAGAAGATGCGCACGACGCGTTACATTCTCATGGTCGCCGCCCAAGCTctcgtcgtcgtctccgcgtTGTTGttggccaccgccgccgccgccacggcaGAGTATGTCCGGCCTGCGCCAGGCCGGATCATCCTCACGGAGCACACCGAGCCCGCCGACCATCCTCAGCAG GTCCATGTATCGGCCGTCGGGGGGAAGCACATGAGGGTGTCGTGGGTCACCGACGACGACAAGCACGCGCCGTCCGTGGTGGAGTACGGCAAGGCCTCCCGGAACTACACCATGTCGGCCACCGGCGACCACACCTCGTACCGCTACTTCCTCTACTCCTCCGGCAGGATCCACCACGTCACCATCGGCCCGCTGGAGCCCGGCACCGTGTACTACTACCGGTGCGGCAACGCCGGAAGAGAGTTCAGCCTCAGGACCCCGCCGGCCGCGCTGCCCATCGATCTCGCCCTCGTCG GGGACCTGGGGCAGACGGAATGGACGGCGTCGACGCTGGCGCACGCGAGCAAGACGGGCTACGACATGCTGCTGGTGCCGGGCGACCTGTCGTACGCCGACACGCAGCAGCCTCTGTGGGACTCGTTCGGGCGGTTCGTGCAGCGGCACGCGAGCCAGCGGCCGTGGATGGTCACGCAGGGCAACCACGAGGTGGAGGCGGCGCCGGCCCTGCCCCTCGTCCCgggctcgccgccgccgttcgcGGCCTACGGCGCGCGGTGGCGGATGCCGCACCAGGAGAGCGGGTCGCCGTCCAACCTCTACTACTCCTTCGACGCGGCGGGGCGCGCCGTGCACGTCGTCATGCTCGGCTCGTACGCGCCCTTCGACGCCGGCTCGGACCAGTACCGGTGGCTGGCAGCGGACCTCGCCGCCGTGGACCGCCGCGCCACGCCCTGGCTCGTGGTGCTGCTGCACGCGCCCTGGTACAACACCAACGCCGCGCAtcagggcgagggcgaggccaTGAGGAACGCCATGGAGCGGCTGCTCTTCGAGGCCCGCGTCGACGTCGTCTTCGCTGGCCATGTTCATGCCTACGAACGCTTC ACAAGGGTGTATGACAACGAGGCGAACTCGTGCGGACCCGTGTACATCACCATAGGCGACGGCGGCAACAGAGAAGGCCTTGCCTTGAA CTTTGAGAAGAACCACAAGCTGGCGCCATTGTCGATGATGAGGGAGGCGAGCTTCGGGCACGGGCGGCTGAGGGTGGTCAACGCGACCTCGGCGCACTGGTCGTGGCACCGCAACGACGACGCCAACTCCGTGGTTCGCGACGAGCTGTGGCTGGAGAACCTGGCCGCCGACGCCTCTTGCCGGCAGCACGCCGACCCCGCCGCCGCCAATTCATGGGACGATGAGTTGTAG
- the LOC8075268 gene encoding protein LITTLE ZIPPER 4 codes for MDRLNAKLYLQNCFIMKENERLRKKALLLNHENQALLTELKQRIAKTAAAAATNNGNAKSNGNVAAAAGNRTPIPDLNAAATGPGAHGGHEKAASPKPKKAVAN; via the coding sequence ATGGACAGACTGAACGCGAAGCTGTACCTGCAGAACTGCTTCATCATGAAGGAGAACGAGCGGCTGCGCAAGAAGGCGCTGCTGCTGAACCACGAGAACCAGGCCCTGCTCACCGAGCTCAAGCAGCGCATCGCcaaaacggcggcggcggcggccaccaaCAACGGCAACGCCAAGTCCAACGGGAATGTGGCGGCGGCAGCTGGCAACCGCACGCCGATCCCGGACCTCAATGCGGCCGCTACAGGTCCAGGGGCGCACGGCGGCCACGAGAAGGCGGCGTCGCCCAAGCCAAAGAAGGCGGTCGCGAACTGA